The sequence below is a genomic window from Prochlorococcus marinus CUG1438.
CCTCTAATTCAGTATTTGCAATAGTACCATCTAAATCCCAATAAACACCCTCAAGAGAAGTCACCAAAAAGAAATTCTTTTATTTACGGTAAAATACAAGAGCTATTATTGCTGGTCCAGCTAGCGCAACTACAGCTAAAGGAATAAGTGTTGCCATGATTAATGAATATGTTTTGTGATACTATTTTTACAAATAAATGATTGAACTGTACTGATACGTTACAAGATTGAATTAAATTATGAAATCATGGACATGTATAGAAAATTGTGGAGCTTGTTGTAAATTCGACTTGAACGAAAGAAGCGATTTGACTGACAAACTTAGCAAACAAGATATCGCCTTGATAAATTCAATGAAGGCTAAAGACGGCTGGTGTAAAAATTTAGACAGAAAAAATAAAAAATGCTTAATTTATGAAACGAGACCACACTTTTGCCGAGTCAATGAATTTTCAATAACATTTAAAGGATATTTAAAATCTGGCGATAAGTTCCTAATAGATTGCTGTAAACAACATATTTCATCAAATTATGGATGCCAGAGTAAAGAAATGAAAACTTTTAAAATGGCTGTTTCAGGAAAATGAATATCAAGTTAGAAAAAAAAGAAAATAATTTAGAAAAAAGTTTCTTATCCATATTTATAACGACTTTTACAACAATTTTTATTGCTGAACTTGGCGATAAAACCCAGATTGCTACATTAATGCTTTCTGCTGAATCAGGAAAGCCAATAATTGTTTTTCTTGGAAGTTCTCTAGCTCTAATAAGCTCTAGTGTAGTAGGAGTCCTTATTGGCAAATGGTTATCAAAGAAAATATCTCCCAGCAAATTTAATTTATCTGCTGGTGCCTTAATGATAATAATAAGTTTATTTCTGGCCTTTGATACTCTCAAGAATTATTTATAAATGGTTTTAAGTTTATTACTATCAACATTTCTAACAGTTTTTATAGCTGAATTAGGTGACAAAACCCAGCTAGCCACATTAACCATAAGCGGAACTTCAAAGAAACCATTAGCAGTTTTTTTAGGATCTTCTTCTGCTCTAGTTTTTGCTAGTTTACTCGGAGCTTTAACAGGAGGTTCTTTTTCAAGTTTTTTACCCGAAGTAGTCCTTAAATCAATAGCCTCAATAACATTTTTCATTATTGGCATTAGGCTTTTTATAAGCTCATTCACTATCGATGAAGAAGAAAAAGAAGGTAAAGAAAATAATTAGTTTTAACCTTGGATAAAAGGTGTAATAATGGAGTAAATACATTATCAATGAATTTATAATTTCATAAATAACCATGTTCACGACGTCCTCAATAATTGATAATTTGAATGAATCAGTGGGATTAGAATATAAAAAATTATGCAGATCACTAAAAATAACAAAGAAATCGGATAAGGATAAACTAGATATCGCCTTAACAGCTCTAGAAAGACTTGAAATAATAAATAAAAATGAAAAAAATGAATATACCTGTGTAAAAAATAACAATCATATTGTCGCCAAAATAAGGTGTAGTAGTAAAGGCTACTGCTTTGCGGTAAGAGAAAAAAACAAAGAAGATATCTATATTAAAGAAAATCTACTTAATTACGCATGGAATGGAGATAAAGTTTTAGTTAGAATAATAAAAGAGGGTTACAGGAGAAGATCACCGGAGGGGATAGTTGATTGTATACTTGAAAGATCAAATCAAATACTTCTTTCTAAAGTTGAAATAATAAACAATGATGTTTACGCTATTCCCATCGATGACAGGATTCTTTCAAAAATAAAACTTCCAAAAGAA
It includes:
- a CDS encoding photosystem II reaction center protein Ycf12; amino-acid sequence: MATLIPLAVVALAGPAIIALVFYRK
- a CDS encoding YkgJ family cysteine cluster protein encodes the protein MKSWTCIENCGACCKFDLNERSDLTDKLSKQDIALINSMKAKDGWCKNLDRKNKKCLIYETRPHFCRVNEFSITFKGYLKSGDKFLIDCCKQHISSNYGCQSKEMKTFKMAVSGK
- a CDS encoding TMEM165/GDT1 family protein — translated: MNIKLEKKENNLEKSFLSIFITTFTTIFIAELGDKTQIATLMLSAESGKPIIVFLGSSLALISSSVVGVLIGKWLSKKISPSKFNLSAGALMIIISLFLAFDTLKNYL
- a CDS encoding TMEM165/GDT1 family protein, which gives rise to MVLSLLLSTFLTVFIAELGDKTQLATLTISGTSKKPLAVFLGSSSALVFASLLGALTGGSFSSFLPEVVLKSIASITFFIIGIRLFISSFTIDEEEKEGKENN